The Novipirellula caenicola DNA segment TTAGCGTGGGGCAACGCGACTTCGTAGCGCAGACTCACCCAACATGGTTTTTACGCTAGGCCTGCGGCACACCTTGGCTCTTTGGCAACGGGCCTTGGCCTTGGTACAATTCTCGTAATTCGGGCATCGTCCGCTTCGTTCAGGGCGGTGTCGTAAAAACCTTCCGTTGTGTGACGCGGGCTAATTGAATGGAATGGTCTCACGAAGAGCCTTATCCTTGCTTTCGCCTCGATCGAGATGAGACGATCCGCGCCAATCTACTCGCGCGCCTTGCTCCGTCTGTCGACGGTTTCCTCGAATGGCATGCCGAACTCAACACTCGCGATCGACATGCATTGACCGACTGGCTCTTTCGCTTCGGCACAGAATACAACGACGGTTCACGATGGGGCGACGTTCTGGATGCTGTCGGTCTTGCGCCCGACTCGGAGGTCGCCACTTACATCTGGTCACTACGCAGCGACAAATGGGACGGCCTTTTCACTAAACTGTTCCCGTGGTTGCCCTCACTGAATGCGGCCCATCAATTAGATGCGTTTCAGCTGGCGGCGGCCTTTTTCGCTATCAACGAGTCCGAACGATACGAACTGTGCCAGGTGAACGGAGGGTGCTCACACTGGTGGCACGCGATCTCGTAGTTCAGCGTCACACAACAATGTGTGGCCGCGGAGTTGCGGCATCCATGCCGCAAACGCCTTCCTCTTCATTCCACGCGTGCTCGCGTTGTATAATCATTTGGCTGGCCAACGTCTTTCGCTTCGATCAGGGGCGGCGTCGGCCACACAACCCGTTGTGTGTCTCCGAGTTATCCCATGGCCATCCGCATTGAATGCCCCTGTGGACATGTCATGAGCGACTTCCTAGACAACCGGCCATTCAAAGCTGAAATCTTGCCTGACCAATCCACTGATGATTTCTGTGGCGCGATTGAAAACGCTGTCGCTGCTCACGACAACACGGGCACCGCTCAACAGTACGCGATCTACGACACTGTTCCATTTTTCCGCGACATCTGGCATTGCCCCGAATGCGGGCGACTGACGGTAGAGGCCGCAGACGGGAACTACTACCACTTCTCTCCTGACAATCCTGACACCCCACCGGTGTTGTCGAAATCAAACCCAGCGTAGAGACACACAACAATGTGTGGCCGCAGAGTTGCGGCATCCATGCCGCAAACGCCTTCCTTCTTCATTCCACGCGGGCTCTCGTTGTATAATCTTCTCGTAGGCTAACGTCTTTCGCTTCGATCAGGGGCGGCGTCGGCCACACAACCCGTTGGCCGTCACCGCGTATGGGTAGCTCAACCATTGATTCCATTCGGTGGCCGTCGCCTTGGCGCCCAATTGAAGACGAATACGAAGCGCTGGCCTTTGGCCGTCGATGGGGCAAACAACCAATTGCCGACACCGTTCTCGGTGAATTGCACCGCGAAATATGCGACGAACACCCGCTTTACGGACGCGAATGC contains these protein-coding regions:
- a CDS encoding DUF5958 family protein codes for the protein MEWSHEEPYPCFRLDRDETIRANLLARLAPSVDGFLEWHAELNTRDRHALTDWLFRFGTEYNDGSRWGDVLDAVGLAPDSEVATYIWSLRSDKWDGLFTKLFPWLPSLNAAHQLDAFQLAAAFFAINESERYELCQVNGGCSHWWHAIS